A region of Carassius gibelio isolate Cgi1373 ecotype wild population from Czech Republic chromosome B11, carGib1.2-hapl.c, whole genome shotgun sequence DNA encodes the following proteins:
- the LOC127967929 gene encoding uncharacterized protein LOC127967929 translates to MPDLDADINIEKVKSAIKALKNNKSPGAVGLPPKAYKAGGDVLAPVLHHLVVMCWNSGYIPDVLRDANIIPIYKNKEDRADCNNFRGISLHSLADLNMTFDPVSRSGLFLILQRLGCLPKLLKVVIEFHEGMKATVQSEGTCSEEFQIRKTSDNVFKVHARSKGDQHINLESHALRALTHLYQKLASAAVSCELTKPTDQAAVAPIVEKLQQQNYCVVAANEFSPWKLVGPPEHLGPTIADIEKKLQKHVFDEKRKKLIGYSGDIPHARGIRWNRTPEYGPGAVGGAAGDQTDSRFNKESEINARHKSKGAHAEEEMCTICMDSFTDQKKLKCGHEFCRECIRMSVESLGPICPVCKEVFGKIEGNQPDGTMKVMKNRLSLPGYPNCGTIQIHYNIPSGIQMKRHPNPGQYFHGARHHAYLPDNREGREVLSLLQRAFDQKLIFTVGTSTTSGLKNAVTWNDIHHKTNTHGGPLNYGYPDPDYLRRVKDELKAKGIE, encoded by the exons ATGCCTGACCTGGATGCAGATATTAACATTGAGAAAGTCAAATCTGCAATTAAAGCACTGAAAAATAACAAGTCTCCCGGAGCTGTTGGCCTCCCCCCTAAGGCTTATAAGGCAGGTGGTGATGTTCTTGCCCCTGTCCTACATCATCTGGTTGTGATGTGCTGGAATAGTGGATATATCCCAGATGTCCTTAGAGATGCCAACATCATCCCCATCTATAAGAACAAGGAGGACCGTGCAGACTGTAACAACTTCAGAGGAATATCTCTGCACAGTCTTGCTG ACTTGAACATGACCTTTGACCCAGTTAGTAGATCTGGACTTTTCCTCATCCTACAAAGACTTGGCTGCCTTCCAAAGCTACTGAAGGTGGTCATTGAGTTTCATGAGGGCATGAAGGCAACCGTACAGTCTGAAGGCACTTGCTCTGAAGAGTTCCAGATAAG AAAAACTTCAGACAATGTCTTTAAGGTTCATGCGCGATCCAAAGGAGATCAGCATATTAATCTTGAAAGTCATGCCCTCAGAGCTTTAACACATCTCTACCAGAAACTAGCCTCGGCCGCTGTCAGCTGTGAACTCACAAAACCTACAGATCAAGCTGCTGTGGCCCCAATAGTAGAGAAACTTCAGCAGCAGAATTATTGTGTTGTTGCTGCAAATGAATTCAGTCCCTGGAAGCTTGTTGGACCGCCAGAACATCTTGGTCCCACCATTGCTGATATTGAGAAGAAACTTCAGAAGCATGTGTTTGATGAAAAGAGGAAGAAACTTATTGGATACTCGGGTGACATTCCTCATGCAAGAGGAATCAGGTGGAATCGGACGCCTGAATATGGTCCAGGAGCAGTGGGTGGAGCAGCTGGAGATCAAACAGATAGTCGTTTCAATAAAGAATCAGAAATAAATGCTAGACATAAGAGTAAAGGTGCTCATGCTGAAGAGGAGATGTGTACTATTTGTATGGACAGCttcactgaccagaaaaaacttAAATGTGGGCATGAATTCTGTCGGGAATGTATAAGGATGTCAGTGGAGAGTCTGGGACCCATCTGTCCTGTGTGTAAGGAAGTCTTTGGGAAAATTGAGGGAAACCAACCAGATGGAACAATGAAAGTAATGAAGAACAGATTGAGTCTCCCTGGATACCCAAATTGTGGCACTATTCAAATACACTACAACATACCCAGCGGCATTCAAATG aagaggCATCCAAACCCTGGGCAGTATTTCCATGGCGCAAGACATCATGCATACTTGCCTGACAACCGTGAAGGACGGGAAGTGCTTTCACTGCTGCAGAGAGCTTTTGATCAGAAACTGATCTTTACTGTTGGGACCTCGACAACCTCTGGTTTAAAGAATGCTGTCACCTGGAATGATATTCATCATAAGACCAATACACATGGCGGGCCTCTAAA TTATGGCTATCCAGACCCTGACTATCTGAGGAGAGTAAAGGATGAGTTGAAGGCCAAAGGCATTGAATGA
- the LOC127967719 gene encoding myb-related protein B, with the protein MLRWTRGEDEDEAMCQDTDSDVADQKDCGKVKVKWTQEEDDKLRKLVLNSGQNDWKYIAGFLSNRSEHQCQHRWFKVLDPDLVKGPWTKEEDEKVIELVKKYGNKQWAMVAKHLKGRLGKQCRERWHNHLNPDVKKSSWTPEEDLIIYKAHCVLGNRWAEIAKLLPGRTDNAVKNHWNSTIKRKVETGFYAGVDATLHVLQQTESEELVSEEVEFCFDGASEGLPGDVLKRDPDAHEKVTKTASPKTPKAAASPKSEGGDSNVSTWVMDSSGFLSPSAAPTLKEVMELMDGDLEGWCTMSDFELPEESQSPELLQFRLEGSTLQELSKGSKGELIPISPGGATPPSILSRRSRRRIALSPDPNDSMTPKSTPVKILPFSPSQFLNMWTKQDTLDLENPSLTSTPVCSQKASVTTPLHRDKTPLTQKENSLFITPNHKSDLDTTPRTPTPFKNALEKYGPLRPLPPTPNLEEDLKEVLRSEAGIELIVEDETPTEKKRKQVHRPPMKKVRKSLALDVIDCSETAAARKQQIKYTVKTSEKAQMARSLSLVSSCGVKKEENVLDQGFILGPNESGLPSKPAPLTLKQSPPLPMSPAWEAVVCGRTKDQLIMTEKARRYLRSLKSPAPNRALILS; encoded by the exons ATGTTGCGGTGGACGCGCGG TGAGGACGAGGACGAGGCCATGTGTCAGGACACAGACTCTGATGTGGCTGACCAGAAGGATTGTGGGAAAGTGAAGGTCAAGTGGACACAAGAGGAG GATGATAAGCTGCGGAAATTAGTGCTAAACTCTGGACAAAATGATTGGAAATACATCGCTGGCTTTTTATCT AATCGATCCGAGCATCAGTGTCAGCATCGCTGGTTCAAAGTTTTGGATCCTGATCTCGTCAAAGGACCCTGGACAAAGGAGGAGGATGAAAAG GTGATTGAGCTGGTGAAGAAGTACGGCAACAAGCAGTGGGCGATGGTGGCCAAGCACCTGAAGGGCCGTCTTGGGAAGCAATGCCGAGAGCGCTGGCACAATCACCTCAATCCAGACGTCAAGAAGTCTTCCTGGACTCCAGAGGAAGATCTCATCATCTACAAGGCTCACTGTGTGCTGGGCAACCGCTGGGCCGAGATCGCCAAACTGCTCCCTGGAAG aacGGACAATGCTGTCAAAAACCACTGGAACTCCACTATCAAGCGTAAGGTAGAGACGGGTTTCTACGCCGGCGTGGACGCGACGCTTCATGTGCTGCAGCAGACGGAGAGTGAAGAGCTGGTGTCTGAGGAG GTGGAGTTCTGCTTTGATGGAGCCAGCGAGGGCTTACCGGGCGACGTCCTGAAGAGG GATCCGGATGCTCATGAGAAAGTCACCAAAACCGCATCTCCCAAGACACCGAAGGCTGCAGCGAGCCCCAAAAGTGAAGGTGGAGACTCTAATGTGTCGACGTGGGTGATGGACAGCTCGGGGTTCCTCTCTCCATCAGCGGCTCCCACACTAAAGGAGGTGATGGAGCTGATGGATGGG GATCTGGAGGGCTGGTGTACGATGTCGGACTTCGAGCTGCcggaggagagccagagccccgagCTGCTGCAGTTTCGTCTGGAGGGCAGCACCCTGCAGGAGCTCAGCAAGGGCAGCAAAGGGGAGCTCATCCCCATCTCACCCGGCGGGGCGACGCCTCCGTCCATCCTGAGCCGCCGCAGTCGCCGCCGCATCGCCCTGTCACCTGACCCCAACGACTCCATGACCCCCAAGAGCACACCGGTCAAAATCCTGCCTTTCTCCCCTTCACAG TTTCTTAATATGTGGACCAAGCAGGACACGCTGGACCTGGAGAATCCCTCTCTGACGTCGACTCCTGTTTGCAGCCAGAAGGCCAGCGTCACCACACCCCTGCACCGCGACAAAACCCCGCTCACGCAGAAGGAGAACTCCCT CTTTATCACACCAAATCACAAGTCTGACCTGGATACGACTCCTCGAACCCCCACTCCATTTAAAAACGCCTTGGAGAAATACGGCCCCCTGCGGCCCCTG CCTCCGACTCCAAATTTGGAGGAAGACCTTAAAGAAGTGTTGCGCAGCGAGGCAGGAATTGAGCTGATAGTAGAAGATGAAACTCCTACAGAGAAGAAACGCAAACAAGTG CACCGGCCGCCGATGAAGAAAGTGCGCAAGTCTCTGGCTCTGGATGTCATTGACTGCAGTGAGACTGCTGCTGCACGAAAGCAGCAAATTAAATACACCGTCAAAACAAGTGAGAAG GCTCAGATGGCACGCTCGCTCTCTCTCGTCTCCTCTTGTGGAGTGAAGAAGGAAGAGAACGTCTTGGATCAAGGGTTTATTCTTGGCCCGAATGAGAGCGGGCTTCCCTCTAAACCTGCGCCTCTCACACTGAAACAGAGTCCTCCGTTACCT ATGTCTCCAGCCTGGGAAGCCGTTGTCTGTGGACGGACGAAGGACCAGCTGATCATGACGGAGAAAGCACGGCGGTACCTCCGCTCTTTAAAATCTCCCGCACCAAACCGAGCGCTCATACTCTCCTGA